Proteins encoded together in one Pseudomonas asiatica window:
- a CDS encoding hydrolase, which yields MPSPSATFRPAIGLSNPHLQTLWGPLWRKLPELQRNRERLWLADGDFIDLDWHGPHQPHAPLVLVLHGLTGSSHSPYVKGLQQALQGRGWASVAVNWRGCSGEPNLLPRSYHSGASEDLAEIVSHLRAQRPLAPLYAVGYSLGGNVLLKYLGESGVASQLQAAVAVSVPFRLDHCADRIGQGFSKVYQAHFMREMLAYVQLKQRHFHDKGQHERLATLQRLGPLVNLRTFWEFDGKVTAPLNGFRDAHDYYRRSSSHFFLGQNRTPTLIIHSSDDPFVSGHSLPTARELAPQTRFELHSRGGHVGFVDGSLRNPGYYLERRIPQWLVEGQ from the coding sequence ATGCCCAGCCCCAGCGCCACATTCCGCCCGGCCATCGGCCTGTCCAACCCCCACCTGCAAACTCTGTGGGGGCCATTGTGGCGAAAACTGCCAGAGCTGCAGCGCAACCGCGAGCGGCTATGGCTGGCCGATGGCGACTTCATCGACCTGGACTGGCACGGACCGCACCAGCCCCACGCGCCGTTGGTGCTGGTGCTGCACGGCTTGACCGGCTCCTCCCACTCGCCCTACGTCAAAGGCTTGCAGCAAGCGCTGCAAGGCCGCGGCTGGGCCAGCGTGGCGGTGAACTGGCGCGGTTGCTCGGGCGAGCCCAACCTGCTGCCACGCAGCTACCATTCCGGTGCCAGCGAAGACCTGGCCGAAATCGTCAGCCACCTGCGCGCCCAGCGCCCGTTGGCGCCGTTGTATGCGGTGGGTTATTCGCTGGGGGGCAATGTGCTGCTGAAATACCTTGGCGAAAGCGGTGTCGCCAGCCAGCTGCAGGCTGCGGTGGCAGTGTCGGTGCCGTTTCGCCTGGACCACTGCGCCGACCGCATCGGCCAGGGCTTTTCAAAGGTGTACCAGGCGCATTTCATGCGCGAGATGCTGGCTTATGTTCAGCTCAAGCAGCGGCACTTCCACGACAAGGGCCAGCATGAACGGCTGGCGACGCTGCAACGGCTGGGGCCGCTGGTCAACCTGCGCACGTTCTGGGAATTCGACGGCAAGGTCACCGCACCGCTGAACGGTTTTCGCGATGCGCACGACTACTACCGCCGCTCATCGAGCCATTTCTTCCTCGGCCAGAACCGCACACCGACGCTGATCATCCATTCCAGCGATGACCCTTTCGTCTCCGGCCACAGCCTGCCAACAGCCCGCGAACTGGCGCCGCAGACCCGCTTCGAATTGCACAGCCGCGGCGGCCATGTGGGCTTTGTCGATGGCAGCCTGCGTAACCCGGGGTATTACCTGGAGCGGCGGATTCCACAGTGGTTGGTGGAAGGCCAATAG
- a CDS encoding TetR/AcrR family transcriptional regulator, with amino-acid sequence MAPRMKTRERIVQNSLELFNQQGERSVSTNHIAAHMEISPGNLYYHFPNKQAIIALLFSQYEELVDSFLRPPQGRSATVEDKRFYLKALLAAMWNYRFLHRDLEHLLDSDPELAARYRRFSERCLRQGQAIYRGFVEAGILAMTPAQIESLTINAWIVLTSWVRFLSTTREHSAHLGEEAFKRGVYQVLVLELGFVTDNARNAVDALCQEFHVPFNQALEH; translated from the coding sequence ATGGCCCCGCGCATGAAGACCCGAGAGCGCATCGTGCAGAACAGCCTGGAGCTGTTCAACCAGCAGGGCGAACGCAGCGTCAGTACCAACCACATTGCCGCGCACATGGAAATTTCGCCCGGCAACCTGTATTACCACTTCCCCAACAAGCAGGCGATCATCGCTTTGCTGTTCAGTCAGTACGAAGAACTGGTGGACAGCTTCCTGCGCCCGCCGCAAGGCCGTTCGGCGACCGTGGAGGACAAGCGCTTCTACCTGAAGGCGCTGCTGGCGGCGATGTGGAACTACCGTTTTCTGCATCGTGACCTGGAGCATCTGCTGGACAGCGACCCGGAGCTGGCCGCACGTTATCGGCGCTTTTCCGAACGCTGCCTGCGTCAGGGCCAGGCGATCTACCGCGGTTTCGTCGAGGCGGGCATCCTGGCCATGACACCAGCCCAGATCGAATCGCTGACCATCAATGCCTGGATCGTATTGACGTCCTGGGTACGTTTTCTCAGCACCACGCGGGAACATTCCGCGCACCTGGGTGAAGAAGCCTTCAAGCGCGGCGTCTACCAGGTACTGGTGCTGGAGCTCGGCTTCGTCACCGACAACGCCCGCAATGCGGTGGACGCCCTTTGCCAGGAATTCCATGTACCGTTCAACCAGGCCCTGGAGCACTAA
- a CDS encoding sulfurtransferase → MPLAQLITPQQLAERLGSPKLVILDCRFALEDVDYGQRSYAQGHIAGAHFADLERDLSGPVSKGRTGRHPLPDARRLVERLREWGLDDDSEVVLYDDGPGAFAARAWWLLAWLGKRSGVAILDGGLKAWHAAHLPLSLDPPLKREGTFNGEPDGKLLIDAEHLAKRLGNPDLTLIDARALPRFRGEVEPIDPVAGHIPGAQCAAFTDNLGADGRFLPSDQLKQRFAEKLAGRAPEQLVAYCGSGVTACHNLFALALAGYPLGKLYAGSWSEWINDPQHGVATGE, encoded by the coding sequence ATGCCCCTTGCGCAATTGATCACCCCGCAGCAGTTGGCCGAGCGTCTGGGTTCGCCCAAGTTGGTGATCCTCGACTGCCGCTTTGCCCTCGAGGATGTGGACTATGGCCAACGCAGCTATGCCCAGGGGCATATTGCCGGAGCGCATTTTGCCGACCTGGAGCGTGACCTCAGCGGGCCTGTGAGCAAGGGACGCACCGGGCGCCACCCATTGCCGGATGCGCGCCGGTTGGTCGAGCGCCTGCGTGAGTGGGGCCTGGACGATGACAGCGAGGTGGTGTTGTACGACGACGGCCCTGGCGCTTTTGCCGCCCGTGCCTGGTGGCTGCTGGCCTGGCTGGGCAAGCGCAGCGGTGTAGCGATCCTCGACGGTGGCCTGAAGGCCTGGCATGCGGCGCACCTGCCGCTCAGCCTGGACCCGCCGCTCAAGCGGGAAGGCACCTTCAACGGTGAGCCGGACGGCAAGCTGCTGATCGATGCCGAGCACCTGGCCAAGCGTCTGGGTAACCCAGACCTGACCTTGATCGATGCGCGTGCCTTGCCGCGCTTCCGTGGCGAAGTGGAACCGATCGACCCGGTTGCTGGACATATTCCGGGGGCGCAGTGCGCGGCGTTTACCGACAACCTTGGGGCTGATGGGCGTTTTCTGCCTTCGGACCAGCTAAAACAGCGCTTTGCTGAAAAGCTCGCCGGGCGTGCACCGGAGCAGTTGGTGGCGTATTGCGGGTCGGGGGTGACAGCGTGTCATAACCTTTTCGCCTTGGCGTTGGCGGGATATCCACTGGGCAAGCTGTATGCCGGGTCGTGGAGCGAGTGGATCAACGATCCGCAGCATGGCGTAGCCACTGGCGAGTAA